The Thermobifida halotolerans sequence CCGCTACCTGCACCAACCCCACAGCCGTGAGGTGCGCCTCCAGACGGAGGAGGTCACCGACCACGCCTGGCGTCCCACCCCGGACGTCCCCTCTCCACGTCCGGCCGCCAAACTCGCGGCCTCTCAGCGTCGGTAACCCCGGCAACCGATGACGTCGCACGTGACACCGGGATATCCGGCGTCGTCGCCGCACAGGCTCGCGTGTCCGTTTCCTTCAAGACCGTGCCGGAGGGCTCCGCCTACGGTGGCCGCATGGCTGTCACGTTGAACTACATCGGCATCACCACCTCGGACATGGCGCGTTCGCTGGCGTTCTACCGGCGGCTCGGCCTCGACATCCCCGCCGAGGCCGACTCCCAGCCGCACGTCGAGGTGGTACTCGGCGGCGGCATGAAGCTCGCCTGGGACACCGACGAGGTGGTCCACGCCTTCGATCCGGACTGGAGGGGCGACGGAGCCGCCGGACGGGTCGGGCTGGCCTTCGCCTGCGGCAGCCCGGACGAGGTGGACGCCGTCTACGCCGACCTGACCCGGGCGGGCTACACGGGCCTGCTGAAGCCCTGGAACGCGGAGTGGGGGCAGCGGTACGCCGTGGTGCGCGACCCCGACAACAACTCCGTGGACCTGTACGCGCCCCTGACCGAGGGGTGAGTCAGGCGTCCAGCAGCGCGCCCGGCGGCAGACCGGTCAGGGCGCGCACCTCCCGGGTGAGGTGGGGCTGGTCCGCGTAACCGGTTCGAGCCGCGGCCTCGGCCAGCGGCGTCCCGGACCGGACCAGATCCAGGGCGCGGTTCAGCCGCAGGACGCGGTCGAGGGTCTTGGGGCCGTAGCCGAACGCGACCAGGCAGCGTCTGCGCAGTTGGCGCTCGCTGAGGCCGACCGCCGCGGCCACCGCACGCACCCGCGCCCCCGAGGAGCCGCCCGCTCCGGCCCGCAGGCGGGCCAGCACCTCCACGGCCACCGGGTCGGCCAGCCCCTCGCGCAGCGGCAGCGCGGTGATGTCCGCCTCCAGCGCCCCGGCGGGGTCGGACGCGGCGGCCACACGCTCGGTGATCCGCCGGACCAGGGAAGCGGGCCACAGTTGGTCCAGCGGCACGCGCGCGTCGCGCAGCTCGGCGGCGGGCGCTCCCAGGACCACCGGTCCGCGGCCGGGAGCGAACCGGAGCCCGGCGTGGACGTCGCCGGAGGTCTCCCGAACCAGTTGCGCCGTGGTGTCGGGACCGGCCACGAGCAGCCCGCCCCGCGTCCAGACGATGTCCATGCATCCGTCGGGCAGCACCCGGCGCTCCCCCGGGTGTTCGGGAGCCCGGTACCGCCACAGCACCGCGCCCGCCACGGTCGACGGTCTCTCCTGGTACACGTCCGCGTCTCCGGTTCGTCCGGCGACTACCCGCCCGGTGTCGCCGCAGGTCTTCTCGGTCCGTAGGCGAGGCGGCGCAGCAGCGTCTCGGCCGGTCCGCGGCGGCCCGCCCTACGACCGAACTCCGCGACTCCCACGGTAGCGAGCCACACGGCGGCACCCGCCAGAACGGTCCCGGTCACCCCGAGACGGGGGTGCAGGTTCAGCGTGTAGGGCAGGAACAGCACCACCCAGGCCACCGACTGCAGCAGATAGCAGGTCATCGACCACTGGCCGCAGGCGGCCAGTGCGGTGACGAACGGCCCCCGGCGGTTCTCCAGACGCACGGCGAGCAGGGCGATGAGCGCGGCGTAGCCGAGACCGCCCGCGTATCCGGTGAGCGTGTGCAGGTGGAAGAACGCCCACGCCACCGCGTCCGTCGGTACCTCGATCCGGCCGGTGGCCACCAGCATCTGCGGTATCCCGCCCAGAGCCGCAACGGGAATCCCGAACAGCGCGGCGCGGCGCAGCAGTCGCAGGTGTTGTCGGGGTCGCTCCAGCAGCCGTCTCCGCGCGGCCCAGACGCCCACGAGGAACGGTCCGGCCGAGGTGATGGCGAGGAGTACGGTGAGAACCGGCCAGACCGTGGCGCGGATGGCGGCGTCGGTGAGCGGACCGACCTCCACGGCCTCTGCTCCCGGGTGCGCGGTGAGGCCGGTGATGGCGAAGACCGCCACCGTGTAGACCAGCGAGCCCAGGACGAGCCAGGCGCCGGCGTGCGTCCGGAGCCGCTCGGAGGCCGTGTGCACCGCGCCCGCGAAGAGCAGCGCGATCAGTCCGTAGGCGCCCAGGATGTCGCCGGAGTACAGCAGCAGGGCGTGGAGGAGTCCGAACAGCAGCAGCCACCGGCCGCGCCTGCGCACGACCCTGCGCGTTCCCGCCGCGTCCAGGCCCGCGGCCCGCTGCCGGTCGGTGATCATGACCAGTCCGTAGCCGAACAGCGCCGCGAACATGGGGTAGCCGCGGGCCTCGGCGAACAGGGTGACGACCGCGGTGGTGACGGCGTCCACGGGGGTGAGCGTGCCGGTGTGCTCGCCGCCCGCGAGGTAGGGGGCGACGAAGAGGTAGGCGTGGACGACGGCGATGACCAGCAGCATCGCACCGCGGGCGAGGTCGGGGGTGAGTGACCGCTCGGTGACTGCGGTGGCGCCCACGGCGGGTGGTGGGGCGGTGGAAGGGGTCATCGGTGCTCCCGTTCGTTCCGGACTGGTGGAAGGCTTGGACACATGGGGGGAGGGGCGCGTGGTTCCGCAGCACCTCTTGGATACGCAAGCGTATCCAATGGCGGCCGAAAAAGATACGGTCACGTATCCAACAGTGGAGAAGAGTCATGACTGACGAACAGGGAACGCGCGCCTCCGACCGCTCCCGGCGGCGGGGCGCGGAACTCGTCTCGGCCATCCACCGCTCGGTGATCGAGGAAGCCCTCCAGGCCGGTGTGAACGGGCTGACCATGGAGGGCATCGCCAAGCGCGCGGCCACCGCCAAGACCGTGCTCTACCGGCGCTGGTCCTCACCCCAGGAGATCCTCCTGGACGCGCTCCACGCGACCTACCCCCGGGAGACTCCCGCCCCCGAGGCCGACGACCTGCGCGGCGACCTGCTCCGCAGCCTGCGGCAGATGGCGGACTGGATGGGGCAGCCGACCGGGCGCGTCATAGGCGAGGTGATGCTCGAACGGCACCGCCACCCCGAACTGGTCGAGTCGCTGTACAAGCGGGTGTTCGACGCGCGCGGCGGCCGGTTCACCCTCACCGTCATGCGGCACTACGCCGAGCGCGGCGTCGTCGACCCCGCCCGCGTGACCCCGGTCGTGGCCGACATCGGCGAGGCGCTGCTCATCAAGTACATGACCGACAACGGCCGCCTCCCCGACGACGAGTGGATCGCCGCGGTCGTGGACCAGGCGATCCTGCCCGCCCTGGGCGTGGCCCCCGAGCGGGCGGCGCGGTCGTCGGCCTGACCGGGCGGCCGGACCTCACCCGTCCAGCAGTCCGTCGAGGTGGTCCTCGCCCAGCCCCAGGTCGAGGCGGATGCGGTAGCGGATGCGCAGCAGTTCCATCAGCAAGTCGTGCATGTACGGGGAGACGTCCTGGTGCCGGAAGCACTCCACGCCCCTGGTGGCCCAGACGTGCGCGTTCTCCAGGTCGGAGTGGGCCAGCAGGGTCTCGGCGACGTGGATGTAGGTGGGGAGGTTGCGGGCTCCCACGGCCCTGAGCCGGTCGAGCTGGGCGTAGGCCTCGCCGACGCGGTTGAGTTCCAGCAGCGCCCCCGCCAGGAGCGCCCGGGCGTCGATGATGGTCTCACCGCCGTCGTCGATCGCCCGCTGGTAGGCCATCGCCGCCCGCTCCGCCTCCTGCGCCATCTCCCACTGCTCACCCGCGCGCACGAAGAGCTCGGCCCGGCAGATCTCGCTGTCGGCCGCCACCCGGTTGGCGAGGTCGATCAGCTCCTCGGCGACCGCGATATGGTCTCCGGACTGCACGGCATGGAACTCCAACCGGTCAAGGTCGGCTGTCGTCACGCGGGTCATCGCGGTCCTTCCTGCTCCTCGCGGCCCCGGTGGTCACGTGCGGGAGCGCTCCAAAGCATCCCAGAAGCCCTGGCGCAGCGCGTGTCTGACCTCGTCCCTCAGCAGGAAGTCCACGGGCAGTGCGGACCCCTGGAGCAGACGGGCTTCCAGGTCGGAGGGCATCCGGGGTTTGCGCGCCAGTACCGCTTCCAGCCACAGCACGGGAGCGTCCCGAGCGATCGACTCGGCGAAGTCGTTGCCCTCCCTGTGGGCGACGGCGACGGCCTCCTCGATCGTGCGGCCGCCGGAGGGGTGGTACCCGAGGCGCGGTGCGGGATCGGTGTAGGCGCCCTGGTGGGTCTGGTTGTTCTGTGGACGGGGGCCAGCAGCGGATTCGAACCCCTGCCGGGTTCGTTGAGCGCTCCGGTACCGGGAGTCAGCTCCCGTACTGGCCCCAAAAGTAGGGTTTGGGCCGGTGTTACCCCCAAACCCCGGGTTCTCACCCGTGTTGCCGTACCGCGGGTCGGGGGGAATCTCCCGTGCTGGTGGTGGGGCCTCCCGTTCGTAGGAGCCGCCCACCATCGGGTCCCGGGGGTCCCGGGGCGGGGCCTGGTGCTGGTTGGACTGGCCCTGCCCCTGGGGTGGATAGCCCTGGGGGCGCATGCTCGGATGCGCGCCGGTCTGGGGCGCGGCGTGGCTGGGCTGGGCGCCGGTCGGAGCGCTGCCGCCCATGCCCGCCATGCCGGGGTGGGCTCCGGTGCCGTGCTGGTGCGGGTAGCTCCCCGGGTTGAGGGAGGGCTGGCCTCCGGTGCGCGGCTCCATGGCGGAGGCGTTCTGCGCGGCGAGGTGGTCGCCGCGCTGCTGGGCGAGGCTCTGGCGCATCGCGCGCAGTTGCTCCATCGCGCTGCCCGAGGCGGCCGGCTGGGCACCCGTCGCCGCGAACATGGCCTCCATCGTCGCCGCCGCGGGCTCGACCCGGGAGGCTCCCGGATGGGCCGTGGCGGGCTGGCGGGTCGAGGGGCCCGTGTTGGGACGCGACCGGCCGTTCGACAGCGGACCGCTCTGGCCGGACGGGATGGTGTCGTCCGCCGGTCCCGCTCCCGCCTCCAGGAGGTTGACGTGCGGGCGCAGGTGTCCCGCGCCGATCTCGATGAGGTCGTCGCACTCGCGGCGGAGCGCACGCGAGATGGTCCAGTTCCCCTCGATCGAGATGTTCACCACGGTGACCCGGACGCCGAGCTCCTGGACCTCGGCGACGACCGGAGCCATGTCCTCGTCGCCGCAGATGAGCACCGCGTCGCAGATCGCGCGGCTCTGGGCCAGCGGGATCAGGTCCTTTTGCACATAGTTCTCGACGCCTTCTCTCCGACCGGGGCGGATGCGGGCGGCGCGGAACTTCACACCGGGGATGTCCGCGATGCCTTCCTGCTCCTGGGAACGGCGACCGTCGGTCACCGCTTCGTACCAGTAGCAGCGCAGCAAGGGCAGTCCCGTGCGATCGCGGGCGACCTCGTTGAGGAGTTGCACGAGCGCCGCGTGGTCCCACGACACCGAGTCGCGGTCGCGTGTCCCGTGCACCGCCATCGCGCCCTCGGCCAGGAGGTAGCCGGCGTCGACGAACAGCGCGCAGCGATCCACGTGACACCGCCCCTTCCTTGGTTCTGGTGGCCTCGGACGCGCTGTGCGGCCGAGCTTGGTCCAGCAGTCGGATTCGGCCAGACTAGGGCCGGGCCACAGCCTAGCCAAGTCTGTGCGGTTTGTGGGGCGACTCTACCGGCGAAGGTCCTACATCCTCCGGTCACAGCTCCGCGGCCAGGGCCAGCAGCTCCTCCGCCAGAGGACGCCCGGCCGTGTGGCGCACCGGCCAGGAGCGCAGCTCCGCCAGCCGGGCCGGATGGGCGTAGGCGTCGCCGGTGCGCAGGTAGCCGCAGGGCGCGTCGGGCCAGTCGGCGGTCATCGGCAGCGGTTCGGTGAAGAACCCGGGCGGCCGCACGGGCGGGTCGAGGTGCTGCTGGGCGGCGGAGAGCTCGGCCCGCGTGGGCGTGCCCGGCTGTGGGACGAGCGCGTCGACCAGGACGTATCCGGCGACCGCGCGGTGGGCCGCGCGCTGCGCGGCGGCGATCGCGGGCAGCAGCGGTCCGGCCGCCCCGGACGCCACGAGCAGCAGCGGCCCGGCCGGGTCGGCGGCGGCGATCTCCAGGGCGGCGCGCGCCACGTAGCGGGACGCGTAGGGCGGACGGTCGTCGTCGGTGACCTCGGCGACGACGACCTCGGCTCCCCGTTCCGCGAGGTCGTGCGGCAGGCTCCCCCAGTCCGCGGCAGTACCCAGCGGGCTGTGCAGCAGCACCAGGCAGGGCAGGTCCGCCCGGCCGGTCACGGTCGGGGCCGGGTGGACTCGGTGACCCAGTCGAGGTACTCGGGGTTGCCGCCCTCGACGGGGACGGCGACGATCTCGGGAACCTCGTAGGAGTGCCGGTCGACCAGGTGCGCGGTCAGCTCGGCCAGCCGGTCGTCGGCCGTCTTGAACACGATCCGCCACTCCTCGTCGGTGTGGACGCGCCCCTCCCACCGGTACACGCTGGTGATGGGGCCGCTGACCTGGGCACATGCGACCAGGCCGGCGTCCACCGCCTCCTCTGCCAGGGTCTGGGCCTCCTCGCGGCCGCCCGCGGTGACCTCGACCCGCACGTGGCCGACGTCGCCCTCGATGTGCGTCAAAGCGCGCTCCCTCGACTGCCCGACGGTGACCGGCACGCTCTAGGCTCACAGCCATGAGCGACCGTGACGATCTTCTGCGACAGATCAACGATAAGGCCGTTGTGCACGGCAGGGTGACTCTCTCCTCGGGGGCCGAGGCCGACTACTACGTGGACCTGCGCCGGATCACCCTGGACGGGGAGAGCGCGCCGCTGGTGGGGCGGGTGATGCTGGACGCGACCGCCGACCTGGACTACGAGGCGGTCGGCGGGCTGACCCTGGGCGCGGACCCGGTGGCCACCGCCATGCTGCACGCGGCGGCGGCGCGGGGGCGCCGTCTGGACGCGTTCGTGGTGCGCAAGGAGGGCAAGGCGCACGGGTTGCAGCGCCGTGTCGAGGGCCCCGACGTCCGCGGCCGCCGGGTGCTCGCGGTGGAGGACACCTCGACCACCGGAGGGTCGGTGCTGACGGCCGTGACCGCGCTGCGCGAGGCGGGCGCCGAGGTGGTCGGCGTGGCCGTGATCGTGGACCGGGGCGCGCGGGACAGGATCGCCGGTGAGGGGCTGACCTACCGGGCGGCCTACACGTTGGACGACCTGGACGTCTGACCGCCTGTTCCGCTCCGCCGCGCCCGGGGGCGGGTCACTCGGCCACGGCGGTGAAGGTGTAGTCGGGGTCCTCCTCACTGACGTCCCTGGGGTCGCCGTTGACGCGTACCTCGACCGCGGAGGGAGTGCCCAGGGTGACGTCCATGCGTGGCTTGTCGTAGGAGACGTACTCACCCTGGGTCATGGTCGTGTCGATGAGCACCTCGCCTCCGGGAATCCGGACGAGCACGTCGCTGGACTCCCCCACCACCTGGATGCGCAGCACTTCCGTGTCCTCGGCGGAGGCGTCGGGCTCCGAAGGTGCGGAGAGGGCGCCGGACTCGCTGGGCACCAGGACGTCGCTGTTGCCGGGAAGGGAACGGTAGAAGAAGTACCCGCCCAGCACGACGAGGGTGACCAGCAGCACGATCGCCCCGGCGATCGCCAACGCCTGGCCGATGCCTCTCGGATCATTGCGATGTCGTCCCACGATGCTGAATGTAGCGCGAATCACCCATAACAATCGACAGTGGCACGACTCTCGTCTTTTCTCACACCGGGTCGGTGACCACGCGGAGCCGGCTCCTCACCGGGGATCACGCTCCGCGGCGCTTCGGACACCTGTTGCGCGCGGGTGACGTTCACGGCATTGTGGTCTAGACCTTTCGCGAAAGACCCGCCGTTCGGAATACTTGGCGGGTGATCCGGCGAGAACCCGTCGTGAAAAAATCGATGTGACGGACCTTCGAGGCTGGCCCGTCACCACTCCAGGCCAATCAGGGGAGTCAACACCATGCCTATCGCAACGCCTGAGGTCTACGCCGAGATGCTGGGCCGCGCGAAGTCCCAGGGCTTCGCCTACCCGGCGATCAACGTGACGTCGAGCCAGACCCTGCACGCGGCCCTGCGCGGCTTCGCCGAGGCCGAGAGCGACGGCATCGTGCAGATCTCCACCGGCGGCGCCGAGTTCCTGTCCGGCGCGACCGTCAAGGACATGGTCACCGGTTCGGTCGCGTTCGCCGAATACGCCCGGATCGTGGCCGACAAGTACCCGGTCAACATCGCGCTGCACACCGACCACTGCCCCAAGAACAAGCTCGACGGCTTCGTGCGCCCGCTCCTGGAGATCTCCAGGGAGCGCGTGGCCAAGGGCCAGGAGCCGCTGTTCCAGTCCCACATGTGGGACGGCTCCGCCGTGGAGCTCGAGGAGAACCTGCAGATCGCCGAGGAGCTGCTGGCCGCCTCCAAGGAGGCCCGCACCATCCTGGAGATCGAGGTCGGCGTGGTCGGCGGCGAGGAGGACGGCATCGTCGGCGAGATCAACGAGAAGCTCTACACCACGCCCGGCGACGGTCTGCGCACCGCCGAGGTCCTCGGCCTCGGTGAGAAGGGCTACTACATGGCCGCCCTGACCTTCGGCAACGTGCACGGCGTCTACAAGCCGGGCCACGTGAAGCTGCGTCCGGAGGTCCTCAAGGACATCCAGGACGCGGTGGGCGCCAAGTACGGCAAGGAGAAGCCGTTCGACCTGGTCTTCCACGGCGGCTCCGGCTCCAGCCTGGAGGAGATCCACGAGGCGATCTCCTACGGCGTGGTGAAGATGAACATCGACACCGACACCCAGTACGCGTTCACCCGGCCGATCGTCGACCACGTCATGAAGAACTACGACGGCGTGCTGAAGGTCGACGGCGACGTCGGCAACAAGAAGGTCTACGACCCGCGCTCCTACGGCAAGGCCGCCGAGGCGGGCATGGCCGCGCGGGTCGTCGAGGCCACGCAGCAGCTCAAGTCCGCCGGCAACCGCATGAAGTAGGAGCCGCGGAAGCGCTCCGCCGCGCGCGAGGCCCCCGGGCGACGGCTTCCGGGGGCCTTTCCGCGCCCTTCCGCACCGCCCGTTCCGGTCGCGGCCGAGGGCTGCCTGGCAGGATGGGGGGCATGGAGCCGAACCAGAACCTGTTGGGCGGTCCGCCGCCCACCGAACTGCCCGACCAGCCCGAAGCGCGCGAGGCCCTGGCCTCGGGAACCGACCCGGCCGAGGTCGCGGCGCGCTTCCCCGCCTACCCGGCCGCCTGGGCCGCGCTCGCCGAACGCGCCTACGAGGGGGGCGAGGACGTCGCCGCCTACGCCTACGCGCGCACCGGCTACCACCGGGGGCTGGACCAGTTGCGCCGCAGCGGGTGGAAGGGGCACGGCCCGGTCCCGTGGGAGCACGAGCCCAACCGCGGTTTCCTGCTCTCGCTGTACTACCTCGGCAAGGCCGCCGAGGCGATCGAGGAGACCGAGGAGGCCGAGCGGTGCGCCGCCTTCCTCCGGGACAGCAGCGAGACGGCGGCCAAGGCGCTCCAGGGCTGACCGCGGGCCGCCCACGGGCACCGCGGGCCGCACCGTCCGCTTCCGTTTCCACAGCCTCTGACTGGGGGTTATCGGTCGTGTAACCTCTATGTGCAAGAGCCCCTGCCGCTTCTTGCGCCAGGGGCTTCGGCACGTCCGGGGCACACCGGGGCACGGCCTCGGTCCGATTCGAGGAATGCAGAGGTAGACGGCGATGCCGGCGATCACGCTCGTTGGGGCCCAGTGGGGGGATGAGGGGAAGGGGAAGGCAAC is a genomic window containing:
- a CDS encoding VOC family protein, with the protein product MAVTLNYIGITTSDMARSLAFYRRLGLDIPAEADSQPHVEVVLGGGMKLAWDTDEVVHAFDPDWRGDGAAGRVGLAFACGSPDEVDAVYADLTRAGYTGLLKPWNAEWGQRYAVVRDPDNNSVDLYAPLTEG
- a CDS encoding helix-turn-helix transcriptional regulator, with the protein product MYQERPSTVAGAVLWRYRAPEHPGERRVLPDGCMDIVWTRGGLLVAGPDTTAQLVRETSGDVHAGLRFAPGRGPVVLGAPAAELRDARVPLDQLWPASLVRRITERVAAASDPAGALEADITALPLREGLADPVAVEVLARLRAGAGGSSGARVRAVAAAVGLSERQLRRRCLVAFGYGPKTLDRVLRLNRALDLVRSGTPLAEAAARTGYADQPHLTREVRALTGLPPGALLDA
- a CDS encoding DUF418 domain-containing protein; its protein translation is MTPSTAPPPAVGATAVTERSLTPDLARGAMLLVIAVVHAYLFVAPYLAGGEHTGTLTPVDAVTTAVVTLFAEARGYPMFAALFGYGLVMITDRQRAAGLDAAGTRRVVRRRGRWLLLFGLLHALLLYSGDILGAYGLIALLFAGAVHTASERLRTHAGAWLVLGSLVYTVAVFAITGLTAHPGAEAVEVGPLTDAAIRATVWPVLTVLLAITSAGPFLVGVWAARRRLLERPRQHLRLLRRAALFGIPVAALGGIPQMLVATGRIEVPTDAVAWAFFHLHTLTGYAGGLGYAALIALLAVRLENRRGPFVTALAACGQWSMTCYLLQSVAWVVLFLPYTLNLHPRLGVTGTVLAGAAVWLATVGVAEFGRRAGRRGPAETLLRRLAYGPRRPAATPGG
- a CDS encoding TetR/AcrR family transcriptional regulator; its protein translation is MTDEQGTRASDRSRRRGAELVSAIHRSVIEEALQAGVNGLTMEGIAKRAATAKTVLYRRWSSPQEILLDALHATYPRETPAPEADDLRGDLLRSLRQMADWMGQPTGRVIGEVMLERHRHPELVESLYKRVFDARGGRFTLTVMRHYAERGVVDPARVTPVVADIGEALLIKYMTDNGRLPDDEWIAAVVDQAILPALGVAPERAARSSA
- a CDS encoding NYN domain-containing protein, yielding MDRCALFVDAGYLLAEGAMAVHGTRDRDSVSWDHAALVQLLNEVARDRTGLPLLRCYWYEAVTDGRRSQEQEGIADIPGVKFRAARIRPGRREGVENYVQKDLIPLAQSRAICDAVLICGDEDMAPVVAEVQELGVRVTVVNISIEGNWTISRALRRECDDLIEIGAGHLRPHVNLLEAGAGPADDTIPSGQSGPLSNGRSRPNTGPSTRQPATAHPGASRVEPAAATMEAMFAATGAQPAASGSAMEQLRAMRQSLAQQRGDHLAAQNASAMEPRTGGQPSLNPGSYPHQHGTGAHPGMAGMGGSAPTGAQPSHAAPQTGAHPSMRPQGYPPQGQGQSNQHQAPPRDPRDPMVGGSYEREAPPPAREIPPDPRYGNTGENPGFGGNTGPNPTFGASTGADSRYRSAQRTRQGFESAAGPRPQNNQTHQGAYTDPAPRLGYHPSGGRTIEEAVAVAHREGNDFAESIARDAPVLWLEAVLARKPRMPSDLEARLLQGSALPVDFLLRDEVRHALRQGFWDALERSRT
- the cutA gene encoding divalent-cation tolerance protein CutA, whose translation is MEGDVGHVRVEVTAGGREEAQTLAEEAVDAGLVACAQVSGPITSVYRWEGRVHTDEEWRIVFKTADDRLAELTAHLVDRHSYEVPEIVAVPVEGGNPEYLDWVTESTRPRP
- the pyrE gene encoding orotate phosphoribosyltransferase; the protein is MSDRDDLLRQINDKAVVHGRVTLSSGAEADYYVDLRRITLDGESAPLVGRVMLDATADLDYEAVGGLTLGADPVATAMLHAAAARGRRLDAFVVRKEGKAHGLQRRVEGPDVRGRRVLAVEDTSTTGGSVLTAVTALREAGAEVVGVAVIVDRGARDRIAGEGLTYRAAYTLDDLDV
- a CDS encoding RodZ domain-containing protein — translated: MAIAGAIVLLVTLVVLGGYFFYRSLPGNSDVLVPSESGALSAPSEPDASAEDTEVLRIQVVGESSDVLVRIPGGEVLIDTTMTQGEYVSYDKPRMDVTLGTPSAVEVRVNGDPRDVSEEDPDYTFTAVAE
- the fbaA gene encoding class II fructose-bisphosphate aldolase, which produces MPIATPEVYAEMLGRAKSQGFAYPAINVTSSQTLHAALRGFAEAESDGIVQISTGGAEFLSGATVKDMVTGSVAFAEYARIVADKYPVNIALHTDHCPKNKLDGFVRPLLEISRERVAKGQEPLFQSHMWDGSAVELEENLQIAEELLAASKEARTILEIEVGVVGGEEDGIVGEINEKLYTTPGDGLRTAEVLGLGEKGYYMAALTFGNVHGVYKPGHVKLRPEVLKDIQDAVGAKYGKEKPFDLVFHGGSGSSLEEIHEAISYGVVKMNIDTDTQYAFTRPIVDHVMKNYDGVLKVDGDVGNKKVYDPRSYGKAAEAGMAARVVEATQQLKSAGNRMK
- a CDS encoding DUF3151 domain-containing protein, with amino-acid sequence MEPNQNLLGGPPPTELPDQPEAREALASGTDPAEVAARFPAYPAAWAALAERAYEGGEDVAAYAYARTGYHRGLDQLRRSGWKGHGPVPWEHEPNRGFLLSLYYLGKAAEAIEETEEAERCAAFLRDSSETAAKALQG